One Patescibacteria group bacterium genomic window, TCCATGGCACTACCCCATTCTGGCAGGACACGGCACTTCACCCGCTGATTTGCGAAATGTTACCTGGCAAGATTGGGTGAATGATGTGACGCAAGGGCTACAGTACTTGCAAGGGGATGTTGAAAAAGTGGTGGTGGTCGCGCTGTCCATGGGCAGCATGTTGGGACTAGAATTAGCTGCTGCTTTTCCAACGCAGATTGTGGGAGTGGAGCTGCTCTCACCAACACTCCATTTCCGATTGAAATTGGCGAAGTTTACGCCTATGCTCAGCCGGGTCATCAGACGTTTTCCAAATCCCAGCCCCGCGAAGTTCAGCTCGTTGAAGTTGGCCAAGCAGGATAAAGGTTACCAGTGGTTCCCGACAGGGACTTTTCGGCAGTACTG contains:
- a CDS encoding alpha/beta fold hydrolase, which gives rise to MANSKAPVGCLLIHGFTSHRSSLEAVIPELEKRHIPWHYPILAGHGTSPADLRNVTWQDWVNDVTQGLQYLQGDVEKVVVVALSMGSMLGLELAAAFPTQIVGVELLSPTLHFRLKLAKFTPMLSRVIRRFPNPSPAKFSSLKLAKQDKGYQWFPTGTFRQYWERTQDFDPVIQRVHQPTRIIHAKRDMVGHPSGAQHIFDLLPAKQKELIWLHKSGHEVLLDAEVPTVLEHILSFPPLQAAARALDGTR